TCGCCCAATTCATCGGGTTCGGCCTGATCGGAACCCGCATCCCGTTCCTGGGAACCTACCGCGCCCCCCTGGGAAGCGCCCTGTTGCGGGCCGTTCTTTACTATGTCTTTACCGTGGCCTCGGTCTACGGCTTTGGGTTCATCATCAACATGCTGGCTCCGAACTTCGGCGCCAAGTCCAACCTCCAAAAAGCCATGCAGCTCTCGGTCTACAGCATGACCATCCCCTTCGTGGCCGGCGTCTTCTACATCATCCCGTCCCTCGGCGTGCTGGCCGGAATCGCCGGACTGTACGGCCTGTATGTGCTTTACCTCGGGTTCAATACGCCGATGATGGACACGCCCAAGGAAAAGATCGTCAGCTACCTGATCGTATGCATCGTCGTCGTTGTCGTGCTGATGCTCGTGATCGGATTGATTTTGGGCGCCATCTTCGCCGTCGGCTCGGTGGCCCGATTCTAATTTAATTCGGCCACGATTTTTGCGAACGCCTCGCGCGGGGAGGCCGCTTGGGTGATCGGCCTCCCCACGACGAGGTAATCTGATCCTTTGGACACCGCCAGTGCGGGCGTCATGATCCGCTTCTGATCCTGGGCTGTCGACCCGGCCGGCCGGATGCCCGGCGTCACGATCAGAAAGTCGGGCCCCACTTCCTTCCGCACAATCTCGATCTCTTGGGCCGAACAGACCACACCGGTCATGCCCGAGGCCTTGGCCAGGGCGGCCAGCCG
The sequence above is a segment of the Candidatus Aminicenantes bacterium genome. Coding sequences within it:
- a CDS encoding Yip1 family protein, encoding MDLIPRVQNLILKPKEEWVKIKGEDTPPMTLIMTYAAILAAIPAIAQFIGFGLIGTRIPFLGTYRAPLGSALLRAVLYYVFTVASVYGFGFIINMLAPNFGAKSNLQKAMQLSVYSMTIPFVAGVFYIIPSLGVLAGIAGLYGLYVLYLGFNTPMMDTPKEKIVSYLIVCIVVVVVLMLVIGLILGAIFAVGSVARF